One window of Pyrus communis chromosome 12, drPyrComm1.1, whole genome shotgun sequence genomic DNA carries:
- the LOC137711156 gene encoding dehydration-responsive element-binding protein 1E-like codes for MNTIFSTQLSDSSEKPESSSDDTSITAQSQLASFSDEDVILASSRPKKRAGRRVFKETRHPVYRGVRRRNNNKWVCEMREPNKKKSRIWLGTYPTAEMAARAHDVAALAFRGKLACLNFADSAWRLPVPASIDSVDIRRAAAEAAETFRPAEFGGVLESGDDEKESKKMEEEKGCGGVEESGILFYLDEEEMFDMPRLLDSMAEGLLLSPPHSSGGYMNWDDVASNDDVSLWSFSN; via the coding sequence ATGAATACGATCTTCAGTACTCAACTCTCCGATTCCTCCGAAAAGCCTGAATCGAGTTCCGACGACACAAGCATCACGGCTCAAAGCCAGCTGGCTTCCTTCTCCGACGAGGACGTCATTTTGGCGTCCAGCCGGCCAAAGAAGCGAGCGGGGAGGAGAGTTTTCAAGGAGACGAGGCACCCGGTTTACAGAGGAGTGAGGAGGAGGAACAACAACAAGTGGGTGTGCGAAATGAGAGAACCAAACAAGAAGAAGTCGAGGATATGGCTCGGAACTTATCCGACGGCCGAGATGGCAGCTCGGGCGCATGACGTGGCGGCATTGGCCTTTAGAGGGAAGCTTGCCTGCCTCAATTTTGCAGACTCCGCATGGCGCCTGCCTGTTCCGGCATCCATTGATTCAGTGGATATCAGACGGGCGGCTGCGGAGGCTGCGGAGACGTTCCGGCCAGCGGAGTTTGGCGGAGTGTTGGAAAGCGGCGATGATGAGAAGGAGAGCAAgaaaatggaggaggagaagggttGTGGAGGCGTGGAGGAAAGTGGAATCTTGTTTTACTTGGATGAGGAGGAAATGTTCGACATGCCAAGGTTGCTGGATAGTATGGCGGAAGGGCTTCTGCTCTCTCCACCTCACTCTTCAGGGGGCTACATGAACTGGGATGACGTGGCAAGCAATGATGACGTCAGTCTGTGGAGCTTCTCAAATTGA